The sequence AGGCGAAGTTTCCTGTTTGGTTGCTGGGACCAGTTGTGACAAGGTAGCACAAGAGCTCAGCAAGGTGCAGGGTGTTGCAAAAGTGCTTGTGGCTCAGCACGACCTATTcaagggatttctggcagaggAGCTGACTCCCTTGGTTTTGGAAACTCAGAAACAATTTAAATACACTCACATTTGTGCTGGAGCATCTGCCTTTGGGAAGAATCTTATTCCCAGAGTGGCTGCGAAGCTGGATGTTGCTCCTGTTTCTGACATCATTGAGATCAAATCACCCAACACTTTTGTGAGAACTATCTATGCAGGGAATGTTCTTTGCACCGTCCAGTGTGATGAAGCAGTTAAAGTGTTTTCTGTACGGGGAACATCTTTTGAGGCTGCACCAACGAGCGGCGGCAGCGCCAGTGTGGAGAAAGTGACCCCTCCAGCACCTGTTGGTCTGTCGGAATGGATTGAGCAGAAGCTGTCAAAAAGTGACCGGCCTGAGCTTACGAGTGCAAGAGTGGTTGTATCAGGTGGAAGAGGCTTAAAGAGTGGGGAAAATTTTAAGTTGCTGTATGATCTTGCGGACCAATTGAATGCTGCAGTTGGAGCTTCCCGTGCAGCTGTAGGTGCTGGCTTTGTTCCTAATGACATGCAAGTTGGACAGACGAGTAAAATAGTAGCACCAGAACTCTATATTGCTGTGGGAATATCTGGAGCAATCCAACACTTGGCTGGGATGAAGGACAGCAAGACCATTGTTGCTATTAACAAGGATCCAGAAGCTCCAATTTTCCAAGTGGCCGACTATGGACTGGTGGCAGACTTATTTCAGGCAGTGCCTGAGATGACGGAGCTCCTGAAGAAGAAGTGAGCaactgcagtggctgcagttgGGCTGGGCAGTAATGACAGCACAACCCCAAGATTACTGGAGAGTACTGGTGTCAGTGTATGtttgtgctgggcagtgcttgGTACGGGTGGAGGTGGGGACAGAGGTGGTATGAAGGAATAACAGTAATAAAGGATTGGAGTGGAAACCGGCCGGCTTCACGTCCCTTGGGAGACttgggagacggtgaagaaaccaaaggcaacCTGGTTCATGCAGCTCAACCTGGGCGAGGAGGTGCCCGTCATCATCCACCGGGACAACATCATCAGTGACTACAACCAGATCATCGACTACATGGAGAGGAACTTCACAGGAGGTAACGGGGGCACAGCTGCGTGCCGGGCTTCGTCTCAGCACAAACCTAGGGCAGATTTGAATGTCGGTGGCCAAATGCACCCATTTCCTCCCACAAAGGTTTGGCTCGCCCACATCCAATTCTCACGCTTTGCTATCAAGATGAAGGATTTCCAGCAGAAATCCTCAGACATCCCTTGCAAATCCTGCAAGGGGGAtttgggagagctgcagctgggttTGCCCTTCTGTCCTAGAGTCTATGCTCCCAAACTGAACCACTCCTCCCATCTCCATGGCTTGGGGAGCCCATGGTGTGCGGTGGCATCTCACCAGGCTCTGCACGCTGGGGACAGAGTGACAGAGATGCAGAGGAAGGGACGGCTGAGAGGGAACTCCTGTGTCCTCCCCTTGGAGCAGGGCTGAAGCTGGGACGCTGAGGTCCGAGGCCGCTCCTCACGCAGCTGCTTTGGCAAGTAGCATCTCCAGCCCCTTAGTCCATGTCATCCCAGATCTGCAGGCTGCCACGCTGGGATGCTCCGCTGGGAGACTTCAAAGCCCAGCACGGAGCTTTGGCTGTGGCATCAAGACTCTCGCCCCAGCATCCATCAGCCTTGCGGCAGAGGCATCAAAAACATCTCTAAATAGCTCCCCAAGCACAGGCACCAtgccagctcagctgctgtccTCTCCCGGCCGGCCGCCATCGTGCTCAGCAGAGGTGCCGCACTTCCTTGCCGCTGGGatggcagacagacagacagacaccaGAGCCCCACAGAGGAGCCCTCACAGCAGCGGCCCCACAGATGGGGCAGCCCCGCGTCCCTGGTGCACACTGCTGCGTGGGGCTGCAGTCCTCACATTGCTCCGTGCTGCTGCCCGGTCCCTATGGAGAGCAGCTGACCCGGCATATGTTGGCAGCACGCTGTCCCCAGCAGGGGATGTGGGCTGACATGGCGGCAGGGAACAGCTCTGAGCACGCTGGGGATTCATGGCTCTAGCAGGAGACACTGCGCTCTGTCACAAGAGACCTGCCTCGCTCTGCCCTCATCACTTCATGCTAACGCACACACCAGCCAAACCTTGCATCTCCTTTCCTTATCCATGCCTAGCAGATCCCTGTGCGGAACAGCCTTCTCCCGTTCCCTGTGCTCTACTCTGAGGAGGCCCACACTTACGTACATGACACGACTGCTGAAGACATAACGGGATACCTGGAACACTATTTAGACgttccaaagaaaatgttttccattccttATCCGTGCTTAACAGATCTTTGTCTGAACAGCCTCCTGGGGTTCTCCCACATCTTACTCTGAGCAGGCTCACACCTAAGTAAATAATGTAACAGTGGAAGATGTCACAGGATACCTGGAACACTGTTTATATATTCCATGAAAATGTCTGCCGTGGCACAAATGATGTATTCCTAAGTGAACCTCAGTGCCGATCACAAAGCTAACCGTTATCACAAATTTCACAGCGTGTTTGTGCCACATgattactgttttgtgtttcaTCAAACAGTTTCTTACATCACACACTTTAGTTGtctaataaaaagaaaaactgtataCAGTTTCATACAATCACAcaatggtttgctttgttttgggagggacctctaagatcatctcattcccAGCCCCTGCGGCACgaagggacacctccctctacaccaggctgctcacagccccatccagcctggccctgaaggCCTCCCACGTGGGgacattcacagcctcactgggcaacctgtcccagtgcctcaccagcctcacagcagggaatttcttcctaatagctGGTCTAAGCCTACACTCTTccagttcaaagccatttccccttggcGCAACCCGCCTTTATAACAAGAaccccccagctttcctgtagacccCCTTCAGTCCAGGAATGCTGCTAGAAGGTCACCTCAGGggcttctcttccccaagctgaagagccccagctctctcacccCGTTGTCCTAGGGGAGCTGTTCCAGCCCTcggatcatctttgtggcccccctctggacctgctccaacagctccatgtcctgcttgtgctcagggctccacaaccacacagtactccaagtggggtctcatgagagcagaggggcacaatcgcctcgacctgctggccacgcttctcttgatgcaacccaggccTCCGTCGGCCTTCTGGGCAGCAAGCACACCTTGCCAGCTCACGCCGAATCTCTCCTCAGTCCACGCTAGCAAATCCTTCTCCACGAGGCcgctctcaagccattctccgcCCACCCCGTAGCCCTGCTTGACATTGCCCCGACCCAAAGGCAGGACCTTGCTCTCGGCCTCGGTGAACTTCCTGACGATGCCATGGGCCCACCTCTAACTGCGTCCACGttcctctggatagcatcccttccctctaacgTGTCccctgcaccactcagcttgtaTCGCCTGCAAACTTGATGAGGATGCACACGATCCCACTGTCCACGCCGCCCATAAAGACGTTCGATGGCACCGGCCCCATCACCAGTCCCAGCACCcatccctgaggaatgccactccTCACGGCGCTCCATGGACACTGAGCCGCTGACTGCAGCTCGGAGTGCCACCATCATCCAGCCACTTCCTCATCCAGCCCGTGCTCCATCCATCACACCCACACTCACTTGCTATCAAACGACCGCCATGCCATCTTTCAGGCTCTGCTGTGGCCATTCAATTCCTCCATGCCGCTGTCACTGCGATCTGGTGCTTTCAACACCTTGCAGGCTTTGTTCTGAAGCTTGGCAGCGTTTGGAAAGCTCGTTGTTAACGTGTCCCACTACTCTGAGAAATCTTCCTGCCCTGTCCTGtagccccctcctcatgctatgtggaacgccatggccagcagtgcggctgccattttagaaccttcgccgcatcacagccgtcaccttggtcaccgctgccccggccaacgcactcgctctgagagctctggccGCCATGCCAGCAGCGAAGAGAGCGAGGGGCACAATTTGCCctcttttaaatgggaagagggagcttggcttcccagaagcgaagaggaggaggggggccgcctttaagatcaagcggaggagggggcagagagtgcgtttccatcgcgcctggGCCAGCGTggtgaccacctccgtggagcccatggaggtggatccacctgcagatgagcccatggaggtggatccgcctgcggcacagctggcctggcaccacaccaccgtgctGGCTTTGTTCCTAATGACATGCAAGTTGGACAGACGAGTAAAATAGTAGCACCAGAACTCTATATTGCTGTGGGAATATCTGGAGCAATCCAACACTTGGCTGGGATGAAGGACAGCAAGACCATTGTTGCTATTAACAAGGATCCAGAAGCTCCAATTTTCCAAGTGGCCGACTATGGACTGGTGGCAGACTTATTTCAGGCAGTGCCTGAGATGACGGAGCTCCTGAAGAAGAAGTGAGCaactgcagtggctgcagttgGGCTGGGCAGTAATGACAGCACAACCCCAAGATTACTGGAGAGTACTGGTGTCAGTGTATGtttgtgctgggcagtgcttgGTACGGGTGGAGGTGGGGACAGAGGTGGTATGAAGGAATAACAGTAATAAAGGATTGGAGTGGAAACCGGCCGGCTTCACGTCCCTTGGGAGACttgggagacggtgaagaaaccaaaggcaacCTGGTTCATGCAGCTCAACCTGGGCGAGGAGGTGCCCGTCATCATCCACCGGGACAACATCATCAGTGACTACAACCAGATCATCGACTACATGGAGAGGAACTTCACAGGAGGTAACGGGGGCACAGCTGCGTGCCGGGCTTCGTCTCAGCACAAACCTAGGGCAGATTTGAATGTCGGTGGCCAAATGCACCCATTTCCTCCCACAAAGGTTTGGCTCGCCCACATCCAATTCTCACGCTTTGCTATCAAGATGAAGGATTTCCAGCAGAAATCCTCAGACATCCCTTGCAAATCCTGCAAGGGGGAtttgggagagctgcagctgggttTGCCCTTCTGTCCTAGAGTCTATGCTCCCAAACTGAACCACTCCTCCCATCTCCATGGCTTGGGAGCCCATGGTGTGCGGTGGCATCTCACCAGGCTCTGCACGCTGGGGACAGAGTGACAGAGATGCAGAGGAAGGGACGGCTGAGAGGGAACTCCTGTGTCCTCCCCTTGGAGCAGGGCTGAAGCTGGGACGCTGAGGTCCGAGGCCGCTCCTCACGCAGCTGCTTTGGCAAGTAGCATCTCCAGCCCCTTAGTCCATGTCATCCCAGATCTGCAGGCTGCCACGCTGGGATGCTCCGCTGGGAGACTTCAAAGCCCAGCACGGAGCTTTGGCTGTGGCATCAAGACTCTCGCCCCAGCATCCATCAGCCTTGCGGCGGAGGCATCAAAAACATCTCTAAATAGCTCCCCAAGCACAGGCACCAtgccagctcagctgctgtccTCTCCCGGCCGGCCGCCATCGTGCTCAGCAGAGGTGCCGCACTTCCTTGCC comes from Lagopus muta isolate bLagMut1 chromosome 16, bLagMut1 primary, whole genome shotgun sequence and encodes:
- the LOC125701495 gene encoding electron transfer flavoprotein subunit alpha, mitochondrial-like, which produces MQMCNGGAMLRAAATARGMRRAASLLHQFQRLQSTLVIAEHNNETLTPITLNAVTAAKRLGGEVSCLVAGTSCDKVAQELSKVQGVAKVLVAQHDLFKGFLAEELTPLVLETQKQFKYTHICAGASAFGKNLIPRVAAKLDVAPVSDIIEIKSPNTFVRTIYAGNVLCTVQCDEAVKVFSVRGTSFEAAPTSGGSASVEKVTPPAPVGLSEWIEQKLSKSDRPELTSARVVVSGGRGLKSGENFKLLYDLADQLNAAVGASRAAVGAGFVPNDMQVGQTSKIVAPELYIAVGISGAIQHLAGMKDSKTIVAINKDPEAPIFQVADYGLVADLFQAVPEMTELLKKK